The following DNA comes from Centropristis striata isolate RG_2023a ecotype Rhode Island chromosome 3, C.striata_1.0, whole genome shotgun sequence.
TAAGATTTAATAATGCCTTGTAGGCCGTTATACTTACTCTTACGTAGTATCCATCAAACTGTATAACTCCTCCCCTTTCTGCAGGGAGGACAGCTGAAAATCGGAAACTGAGAACAATAATATAATTGCTTtcataaattattattgattcatttgttttgcttttgccTAGCTGTTTTTAGAAccttgtgacatttttaaatatatatatatatatatatatatacatatatatatatatatatatatatatatatatatacatacactactggtcaaaagttttagaacacaccaacttttccagaattgaattgaaaattatgcagtttaatgtctcagtgtactctgaaattaatgcacatttgcaacatttaaataattatataataaatatataaaaaataattctttattgagcatgatagtgtttgaaagtaaaaaaaagattcaaaatcacattttatgttggactaaaggactaaaaaaagacaaaatgacaaaaaaagacaccaaaagacacaaaatgactaaaaaaaagacacaaaatgaccaaaaaaagacacaaaatgacttacaaagacatgaaaagaattaaaaatggacaaaatagcccaagactccataagttaagttgttaacccatttcttgttccctgaaaaaggcctatttgtataattctgaaatgtacattatttttcagttttggttaagcttacctttttttatttacctctggcagttcaccacttacctttgtaccctttcaagctgttcatttgacttgaactgcttgaatttcagtaaaaaactggaaaaattggggtgttctaaaactttgaccggtagtgtatatataacaactttgtctgtatgtttttgtatgtgGCTGCAGCATGAGTGAAAAACAAATTCAACAAATTTCCCCTGTTGTGGGATAACAAAGTTAAACTTGATCTTGAATACCATGTGCTACATTTCTTTCTCAACACTATGTGCGGTATCATGCTTTTAATACTTTGTCAAGACCACTGCCCATATTAATTTTTGACACCATACCCAATATTACTTTTCTACTCATTTTACTAACTTTATCttacttttattgttattctttTAGGCACTGAAGTCAGTGTTACGCTTTCAACACTTTAAGTGTATTattctattgttttgttttaatcttatgcatgtatgtatatcCTATTTTTAACCACCTCTGGTACAGGAATTCCCTTCAGGATCAACAAAGTccttccaaaaaacaaaaaaaacattgtttttacacTGTGTTGTACCACTCTGACTTGCTGACttgactttgttttatttaattttagtatcttgtttttttttttaatcaataagaAATTTAGTTTTCCTGTTAGTTTccatgtaattattattatatatctttttagggtttttttaagTAGACATACCACAGTTAAGGTACAAATCCTcatttttagatagatagatagatagatagatagatagatagatagatagatagatagatagatagatagatagatagatatactttatttatcccaagctgggaaattacagttttaattttaattttttagttttagaatGCTCAGTCTATTAAACTACTGAGATTCCTGTGTTACAGTGTTGGCCCATAGTGGTGATAACAGGTGTCAGACAACCCAAGGCCCCCAAAGAACTAACAAAGCCCCGACAGAGAGGCTTGTCAGATGGGCTGATCAGTGACTGACTGTCGCCCTCTTCTGGTTCCTTTCAGTCATGACACATTGTGACACAGAGGTCCAGAAAGCAATGAAAGTTGTCGAGGCAAACAAATGCTCTTTCATTGCTGCAGCCTATCATTAAGAGAAGCGTCCAGTTCAACCAGCTCCTTTTGCGCAGGCAGAAAACAGTATAAATTGTAGGACAATGAATTTCTCACACGCAGAACAAAACGAGGCAGAAACAACTAACATGAACTCAGGTAGAGTTGCTACTAGCACTTACTTCCATTTTCTGGCACTTTTTCATTCAATGCGGTTGTCTTGACAGTTGCTGCTTGAAGATTTCAACTAGCTTGGTGGCTAACTAGCTGCAAAAAACAACGTGAAGTTACACTCATGAAGTTCgtttgttttggttgtgtttCTCCCTGCACTGAcgttaatcatttatttttataaaagttGACATTTGGTACTGTCTGAACGGTGAAAACACGCTGTTTTTGATGTTAACTGCTGAACTAGCGAGGTCATGGAGATAACGTCAGGAACTTTATTTAGTTCAACTttatgacacatttttaaatggacAAGTTCTACTTAAGACTTTAATATTCTTACTTATTTTACTGCAAACTAAGTTCTCAGTGATGTGAGTGACTATTCACCTGTTACTGCTGTGACAGCGCGTGGATGTTGGATATTAGCCTCGCACGCTGTCCAATTCAAAACTACAACCACTTCGGTATTTTCCGAACTAACCCGAACTAACCCGAAGCGTCCACGGACCAATGAGGTTTCGGGTTTTTACCGGTACTCCATCCTACGTCATCTTTGTGCTGCAACAGGACCCCGCTGGCTGCATTCTGTCGGAGCGGAGGGGTCTGTCTGCTCTTCACATGTCGTTGCCTCGTTATCTGTCTGGGAAAATACCGTCTAATGAAAGCAAGTGTCTGTTTTGGTGGGGGGATAAACCATCCGATACCGATCGGCTCTGTCTGCGTGAAATAGGGAATGAACGACGAGACAGCATCGGACAGCTGGAAGAGAAACTCCGGGTGCTCCAGGTGTGAAGCTAACCTAGCATAGCACACTGGCTAGCGGGGGGGCAGTCTGATAAATAGATCCTTTTTATTAAAAGATTTTCTGAGTGTTTGCATCAACAAAGCTGCTGGTTTTAATTCTGGCTAACACACAAGCATGTCGTTAATATAAACTTTACTCAGCTAGCTTCATAAAGTGTCCGATGTGTGATTGGAAGAGGTACAGCTGTCTACCTGAGTTTACTGTCACTAACCCAACTCTATATATTTGCATCACCGTCATTATTTCAATCACTTTTTATAGCTGTGTAGTTATAGTTTTGCTGGTAAGATCTAAGCATCACTTTATTTGTGCATATAGCCCAAGTTACAGCAACAAGAATAAACCTTAATGATCTGGCACTTTATAACACAGTTATTACTGTATACCCAGTGCCCTATAAAGAATAAGCACAACCTTTATCAGTAAGCTGTTCTAATTAGTATTGGCTATTACTTTTACTAGTTTTTCAGgtacttttttaaagtatttagtCTATCACCATTGATAAAAGTAATAGAAATATActaatcaaaattaaaattaaaaaatcgttattgtcattatactgAAGTGCAATGAAATTGTGCATGGCTTCTCTCCatgtatttagaaaaaaaagtgtgtgtgtgtgtatatatatatatatatatatatacacacacacacatttataaaagacaatatataaaataaaacaaatagaaaattaaaagaaatatgtaatacataaatatatatataatatatagttgGTGAAAGTTTAATAAACCGCTATTATTTAGAGTTTAGCAGTCTCTAAGGGTGTGCGTGTGTTAGTCACAGTTCctttggtgtatgtgtgtgcatgctcgcAGTTCTTGTTCTTGGCAGGGTGTGATGGAGGCTCTGGGAAATAAGCTGTTCTTCAGTTATAACACATCAGAGTTGTGGACTCAAGTCACAAGACTTGGACTTAAGTCACAATCTTAATGACATTAGACTAGACATAATCAAAACAGACTTGCAACTTTAACCCCAATGACTTGTGACCTCACTTGGGCTTCAGTCTTATGATTTGAGAATACATGATACCCAACCCAGCCCATGCTATATGCCATGACAGTGCAATGTcagcattatgtttttattataagttCAGTTGTTCTTGCTTTAACaagtaaatacaattttgaaaaagcattaattatttttgtaagtGTATATTATTACTCTGGTTACCTTCAAAGTAacttatagatagatagatagatagatagatagatagatagatagatatactttatttatcccaagctgggaaattacagaactgggaaattacagcatatatttatatatatatatatttatatttgggtGAACTAGTTGTCTGTATAGAATACACCATAAATGCATTTGAAAAGGAATAGTTTTATATATTGGTGGATATATAATGAATCATTGattgattaaaatgtttcttGAAAAGATATTAATGATGCAATTTTCTAAAACCCTTTGTAAAGTAATCAACATCTGCTCATCACTCCTTCTCATACTGCGTCTTTGTTTCATTTAGTATTGAGCAAATGCTGGCTGTGAATCCCGGAAAGACGCCCATCAGTCTGCTGCAGGAGTATGGAACGCGGATAGGCAAGACCCCAGTGTATGACCTGCTGAAGGCCGAGGGACAGGCCCACCAGCCCAACTTCACGTTCCGCGTCTCCGTCGGAGAGATCAGCTGCACCGGCCAAGGGCCCAGCAAGAAGGCAGCCAAGCACAAAGCAGCCGAGGCTGCTCTGAAGATGCTCAAAGGAGGTCTTGGAGGTCCCGCCGGAGTTGGTGTTGGAGTAGACGGGTTTATTGGGGTTGACGTGTCTACTGATGGAGACAGGTCAGTTTCGTTTTTCATCTCTTTACAAGCTTCAATGATACATAGAAGTAGCCACATGTGAAAGAAACATTGTGGTAACATCAGTTGATGTAACATGATGTCTTCTGAGCATTCAGCAAGCTAGAGGTCTGTGTGGTTTCATTACTTCctcttctgtgtttgtttatttcatctTCTGTACAGCTCCCAGTCAGAGATGAAGACCTCAGGCAGTTCTCAGCAGTCTGAATGTAACCCTGTAGGAGCTCTGCAGGTGAATACGCAAagataagattattttttttgttttgctgtttgacTGACTTTCCAGTTTGAACAATACATGCATACTTTATAGCTGcatgctttttgtttttctaagtATTTGTCTGTACGTCTCTGTCAGGAATTGGTGGTGCAGAAAGGATGGCGTTTGCCAGAGTACACAGTCACTCAGGAGTCTGGTCCAGCACACCGCAAGGAGTTCACCATGACCTGCAGAGTCGAGAGATTTGTGGAAATCGGTAAAATGCACAATGCTTTCTTTTTGGAGATATTTCTGTCTGTATTTAAGGATTTTGTCTCATGGAACAAATCCACTGTCTtgaatatttagatttttgctACTTGACCTTCATTGATCTGTACTCGCAACACTCTATTTACTGGAGCACTGACCAGTCTTTGGCGCAGCATACAGCTGCCTATtataaattacaatattaaCAGCAAGACACAGATTAGGCTCGCTAAATTAGAGCAGATACCAAGTAAACTCTTTGGTTACTTTGCTTATCAAAGTCTGACTGAGTGAATCAATCTCATCATCAATCAGTGGTCTTTACTTTTGCAAGATTACTCAGCATTACTCAATATCCTGTTCATCTCCAGGAAGTGGAACCTCGAAGAAGCTAGCCAAGAGAAATGCAGCAGCTAAGATGTTATCCCGTATACACGACGTCCCCGTTGACCTGAGAACCAGCAATGACGCTGACCCAGAAGAAGACACGTTTAACATGGTGAGAAACAAATGGAAATACATTTCCACCCTGCATgttaacttattattattattacaggaaAGGATGCACAACACTGCATAACATGCCAATATTGTATTTGCATTGCAAAGTAGTGAATAATGTCTGTGGTTTCCAGTTGTTTGTCAAttaggttttaggttttattcatttgcacagttagaattacataaaatgacaaagataacatataatgtaaagtgcagggagaggcagaaaacccagatgggcttatttaaagcctccacctaaaatgtcatagttattagaaagaaataaactgataatagaaaaaacacatgtataacatcaacaagttataatgacaataacaaaaacaaaaacgaacatgttaaaaaagtgtatttgtgtgtgaattagaattttaaaacagcagttaaatgagcttttagacatcttttgaagcattttacagagatggagtcctttgccagatgggaaaaggtattacTTTAAATGTAATGCAGACTACCATAGGCTTTTCGGTCATAAATCTTGGCATATAATAGAGTTTATTGACTTCTCTCACACAGCACATGGGGAGCAGAGCTGAGACGGGTAAAAGTAAAGGCTTCAGCTGTACATGGGACTCTCTGCGAAACTCTGCCGGAGAGAAGATCCTCCAG
Coding sequences within:
- the tarbp2 gene encoding RISC-loading complex subunit tarbp2 isoform X1 gives rise to the protein MNDETASDSWKRNSGCSSIEQMLAVNPGKTPISLLQEYGTRIGKTPVYDLLKAEGQAHQPNFTFRVSVGEISCTGQGPSKKAAKHKAAEAALKMLKGGLGGPAGVGVGVDGFIGVDVSTDGDSSQSEMKTSGSSQQSECNPVGALQYLSVRLCQELVVQKGWRLPEYTVTQESGPAHRKEFTMTCRVERFVEIGSGTSKKLAKRNAAAKMLSRIHDVPVDLRTSNDADPEEDTFNMHMGSRAETGKSKGFSCTWDSLRNSAGEKILQLRSHPLGMPTDSNFCSLLSDLSAEQRFDVSYLDLEERSLSGLCQCLVELSTQPITVCHGFAPSIDAARANAAHNALQYLKIMAGGK
- the tarbp2 gene encoding RISC-loading complex subunit tarbp2 isoform X2 — encoded protein: MNDETASDSWKRNSGCSSIEQMLAVNPGKTPISLLQEYGTRIGKTPVYDLLKAEGQAHQPNFTFRVSVGEISCTGQGPSKKAAKHKAAEAALKMLKGGLGGPAGVGVGVDGFIGVDVSTDGDSSQSEMKTSGSSQQSECNPVGALQELVVQKGWRLPEYTVTQESGPAHRKEFTMTCRVERFVEIGSGTSKKLAKRNAAAKMLSRIHDVPVDLRTSNDADPEEDTFNMHMGSRAETGKSKGFSCTWDSLRNSAGEKILQLRSHPLGMPTDSNFCSLLSDLSAEQRFDVSYLDLEERSLSGLCQCLVELSTQPITVCHGFAPSIDAARANAAHNALQYLKIMAGGK
- the tarbp2 gene encoding RISC-loading complex subunit tarbp2 isoform X3; this translates as MLAVNPGKTPISLLQEYGTRIGKTPVYDLLKAEGQAHQPNFTFRVSVGEISCTGQGPSKKAAKHKAAEAALKMLKGGLGGPAGVGVGVDGFIGVDVSTDGDSSQSEMKTSGSSQQSECNPVGALQYLSVRLCQELVVQKGWRLPEYTVTQESGPAHRKEFTMTCRVERFVEIGSGTSKKLAKRNAAAKMLSRIHDVPVDLRTSNDADPEEDTFNMHMGSRAETGKSKGFSCTWDSLRNSAGEKILQLRSHPLGMPTDSNFCSLLSDLSAEQRFDVSYLDLEERSLSGLCQCLVELSTQPITVCHGFAPSIDAARANAAHNALQYLKIMAGGK